A region of Chitinophaga horti DNA encodes the following proteins:
- a CDS encoding FAD-dependent oxidoreductase produces the protein MKRDGHMESLWQATTGSRTTPSYNREPQPALTYDVVIVGAGMTGVTTALLLQKKGFNVLLAEAQNACFGTTGGTTAHLNTLMDTPYPTMIKNFGEAHATGVATAVRDALLHIRANISEYNIDCGYNIEDAFLYAQDDQQEKELEDILLATKKVGIEVEQSSDSPVPVPFTKGLRFPGNARFHPTRYVMPLLEEFIKLGGEYRDNCRVTQVEEAARLTIHTTQGEFFAHRLIYATHIPPGVNLLHFRCAPYRSYAIAVELEDEAQYPGGLAYDMYDPYHYFRTQEVDGQKYLIAGGEDHKTGHHENTETCFMLLEAYVRTHFAVKQVAYKWSSQYFEPTDGLPYIGLLPGANSDNIYVATGYGGNGMVYSHVAALTFAEMFIDKQSNLEKLFDPNRVKPVAGFASFVKESADVAGLLFSKLKPPPTLDTLADLAPGEARIVKYEGTKLAVYKHESGELFMTSAACTHIQCDVAWNSAEKSWDCPCHGSRFSYTGEMLTGPARKDLSDYDMQSAKITSKS, from the coding sequence ATGAAGAGAGACGGACATATGGAAAGCCTGTGGCAGGCAACAACAGGTAGTCGAACGACGCCATCTTATAACCGCGAACCGCAACCCGCACTTACTTACGACGTAGTGATCGTAGGTGCTGGTATGACAGGCGTTACGACCGCGTTACTGCTGCAGAAGAAAGGATTTAATGTATTGCTCGCAGAAGCGCAGAACGCCTGTTTCGGCACCACCGGCGGCACCACGGCGCACCTGAACACTTTGATGGATACGCCGTACCCCACCATGATCAAAAACTTCGGGGAAGCGCACGCCACCGGCGTAGCGACGGCGGTAAGGGATGCATTGCTGCACATTCGCGCCAACATCAGCGAATACAACATTGACTGCGGCTATAATATTGAAGACGCCTTCCTGTATGCGCAGGACGATCAGCAGGAGAAGGAATTGGAAGATATTTTACTTGCCACTAAAAAGGTGGGTATTGAGGTGGAGCAGTCTTCTGATTCACCCGTGCCGGTGCCATTTACGAAAGGACTGCGTTTTCCGGGCAACGCGCGTTTCCATCCCACCAGGTATGTGATGCCGTTGTTAGAGGAATTTATCAAACTGGGTGGAGAGTACCGCGATAATTGCAGGGTAACACAGGTAGAAGAGGCCGCCCGTCTCACCATACATACCACGCAGGGTGAGTTTTTTGCGCATCGTTTGATTTACGCTACGCATATTCCTCCGGGCGTAAACCTCCTGCACTTCCGTTGCGCGCCATATCGCAGTTACGCAATCGCTGTAGAGCTGGAGGATGAGGCGCAATACCCGGGCGGACTGGCTTACGACATGTATGACCCGTACCATTATTTCCGTACGCAGGAAGTGGACGGACAAAAGTACCTGATCGCCGGGGGAGAAGACCACAAAACCGGTCACCACGAAAATACAGAAACTTGTTTCATGCTGCTGGAAGCTTACGTGCGTACGCATTTCGCGGTAAAGCAAGTGGCTTATAAGTGGTCGTCGCAATATTTTGAACCGACGGACGGGCTGCCTTACATTGGTTTGCTGCCGGGCGCCAACAGTGATAATATTTACGTAGCTACCGGTTATGGAGGAAACGGCATGGTGTACAGTCACGTGGCTGCACTCACGTTTGCAGAAATGTTTATCGACAAACAATCGAATCTCGAAAAATTGTTCGATCCTAACCGCGTGAAACCGGTGGCAGGTTTTGCTAGCTTCGTAAAGGAATCGGCAGACGTGGCAGGTTTACTGTTCAGCAAATTGAAGCCACCTCCAACACTCGATACACTGGCCGATCTGGCTCCCGGGGAAGCACGCATCGTGAAATACGAGGGAACGAAACTCGCTGTGTATAAACATGAGTCCGGCGAATTGTTTATGACCAGTGCCGCCTGTACCCACATCCAGTGTGACGTGGCCTGGAACAGCGCGGAGAAGAGCTGGGATTGCCCCTGCCATGGCTCGCGGTTCAGTTACACGGGTGAAATGCTCACGGGACCAGCACGTAAGGACTTAAGCGACTACGATATGCAATCAGCAAAAATTACCTCCAAAAGTTAA
- a CDS encoding SDR family NAD(P)-dependent oxidoreductase, with product MEQKKHAGEYALITGATSGFGYEFCKLFAEDGYNLVLVARSDERLAQVAEELQTFYGVMVVPIAKDLFYADAAQEIFNEVKQRGIHIDVLVNDAGQGEWGHFADIALQRSLDIIQLNISSLVSLTKLFLTPMLERGNGKILQVASEAAKSPMPLLSVYAATKAFVLSFSEALANELEGTGVTVTALLPGAADTDFFHKAHAEATVIYREEDLQSPEEVAQDGYNALMSGEAKVISGAKTRMHVYMANVMPDEANAGNMRKKMEVSKQENGRDAATHQASREEREEITKLTGVTSGDREEQQYGF from the coding sequence ATGGAACAAAAGAAACATGCAGGCGAATATGCACTCATTACCGGGGCCACCAGTGGCTTTGGATACGAGTTTTGTAAATTATTTGCAGAAGATGGATATAACCTGGTGCTGGTTGCCCGTTCGGACGAACGCCTGGCGCAGGTAGCAGAAGAATTACAAACTTTTTATGGTGTGATGGTAGTGCCCATCGCCAAAGACCTTTTCTATGCAGATGCTGCGCAGGAAATATTCAACGAAGTGAAACAGCGCGGCATCCATATCGATGTGCTGGTGAACGATGCGGGACAAGGCGAGTGGGGACACTTTGCAGACATTGCGCTACAACGCAGTCTCGATATTATCCAGCTGAACATCAGCTCCCTGGTATCACTTACCAAATTATTCCTCACCCCCATGCTCGAAAGAGGCAACGGTAAAATATTGCAGGTAGCCTCCGAAGCGGCTAAGTCCCCCATGCCGCTGTTGTCGGTCTATGCGGCTACGAAAGCGTTTGTGCTGTCCTTCTCTGAAGCATTGGCGAATGAGCTGGAAGGTACAGGTGTTACGGTAACGGCGTTGCTTCCCGGCGCTGCGGATACAGACTTCTTCCACAAAGCACATGCGGAAGCAACGGTTATTTATCGCGAGGAGGACTTGCAATCACCGGAAGAAGTGGCGCAGGATGGCTATAACGCGCTGATGAGTGGTGAGGCCAAAGTTATATCGGGCGCTAAAACCAGGATGCACGTGTACATGGCGAACGTAATGCCGGACGAAGCTAATGCGGGTAATATGCGTAAAAAGATGGAAGTGTCAAAACAGGAGAATGGGCGCGATGCCGCTACGCACCAGGCATCCCGCGAGGAAAGAGAAGAAATTACAAAACTTACGGGCGTTACCAGCGGCGACCGCGAGGAGCAACAATATGGATTTTAA
- a CDS encoding PQQ-dependent sugar dehydrogenase — MNTADVLLPDGYHIEVIAQGLNYPTALALDDKGGLYVTEAGYVYGEIFTTPRLLKLQQNKPEVIYSGDKNGPWTGLTFHDGAFYISEGGQMEGGKILRVTPNGKATVIVDSLPGQGDHHTNNPVIWNGYIYFGQGTATNSGVVGPDNVDFGWLTRFPKFHDLPCEDIKLAGVNYESANHLGNGKAFTGAYMPFNTASQPGQVIKGCIPCSGAILKVPIGGGKMEVVAWGLRNPYGLAVDKTRGKLYVAENAADNRGSRPIFGAPDVLWEIKPGTWYGWPDYVAGLSLKDHKGFKAPGSRPIQAVLQSDPGEVPKPAARLGVHSSSNGTAFSTSDAFGFKGEAFVAQFGDMAPNVGKVLAPVGFKVVRVNPETGVVTDFIINKGKKNGPASWQGHHGLERPVSVTFSEDGKSMYVVDFGIMLMHNGQVLPKPNTGVIWKITKKS; from the coding sequence GTGAATACAGCCGACGTGCTGTTGCCCGACGGTTATCATATCGAAGTAATTGCACAGGGATTAAACTACCCGACAGCCCTCGCACTGGATGATAAGGGCGGACTGTATGTGACAGAAGCCGGTTATGTGTATGGTGAGATATTTACCACACCACGGCTGCTCAAACTACAACAGAACAAGCCGGAAGTGATTTATAGCGGGGATAAGAATGGTCCGTGGACAGGCCTTACGTTCCATGATGGCGCTTTCTATATTTCGGAAGGTGGCCAAATGGAAGGTGGTAAGATTTTACGTGTTACGCCGAATGGCAAAGCCACCGTGATCGTTGATAGTTTACCCGGACAAGGCGATCATCATACTAATAATCCTGTCATCTGGAACGGATACATTTATTTCGGGCAGGGTACTGCCACGAACTCCGGGGTAGTAGGGCCCGATAATGTGGACTTTGGCTGGCTGACGCGCTTCCCAAAGTTTCACGATCTGCCGTGTGAAGATATTAAACTGGCGGGTGTGAATTACGAGAGCGCCAATCATCTCGGTAATGGCAAAGCTTTCACAGGCGCCTATATGCCTTTCAATACGGCTTCGCAGCCCGGGCAAGTGATCAAAGGTTGCATTCCCTGTTCAGGTGCGATCTTAAAAGTACCGATTGGTGGTGGTAAGATGGAAGTGGTAGCCTGGGGCCTGCGCAACCCGTACGGGCTGGCGGTAGATAAAACGCGAGGCAAATTATACGTAGCTGAAAATGCCGCCGACAACCGTGGCAGCCGTCCGATTTTCGGTGCGCCCGACGTGTTGTGGGAAATTAAACCCGGTACTTGGTATGGATGGCCGGATTATGTCGCTGGCTTGTCGCTGAAAGATCATAAGGGTTTTAAAGCACCGGGCAGCAGGCCGATACAGGCAGTGCTGCAAAGTGATCCGGGTGAGGTGCCAAAGCCGGCTGCCAGGCTGGGTGTGCACTCCTCTTCTAACGGTACTGCTTTTTCTACCAGTGATGCTTTCGGTTTTAAAGGAGAGGCCTTTGTGGCGCAGTTTGGCGACATGGCTCCCAATGTGGGGAAAGTATTGGCGCCAGTAGGTTTTAAAGTGGTGAGAGTAAATCCCGAAACGGGTGTGGTGACAGATTTTATCATCAACAAAGGAAAGAAGAACGGTCCCGCCAGCTGGCAGGGGCATCATGGACTGGAGCGCCCGGTATCTGTCACTTTTTCAGAAGATGGTAAAAGCATGTATGTCGTGGATTTTGGGATTATGCTGATGCACAACGGACAAGTGTTGCCCAAACCTAATACCGGCGTTATCTGGAAAATCACTAAAAAATCTTAA
- a CDS encoding c-type cytochrome — protein sequence MQKIRYILYIALFVCLQTACNRKRTAGIEGKPAITTDRLKSGQVLFMRYCESCHPGANAGLGPGLKATPGFLQRFQVRHGFGTMPAFKKDVLPKKDLDDIIHYIKALKKA from the coding sequence ATGCAGAAGATCCGTTACATCTTATATATCGCTTTATTCGTTTGCCTGCAAACCGCCTGTAACCGCAAACGTACAGCTGGCATTGAGGGCAAGCCCGCTATCACCACCGATCGGCTGAAAAGTGGACAGGTGCTGTTCATGCGTTATTGTGAATCCTGCCATCCGGGTGCGAATGCAGGCCTCGGGCCTGGACTGAAAGCTACACCCGGCTTCCTGCAACGTTTCCAGGTGCGGCATGGCTTCGGTACAATGCCTGCATTCAAAAAAGACGTGTTGCCGAAAAAAGACCTGGATGATATTATTCACTATATAAAGGCACTGAAGAAAGCATAA